In Neorhizobium sp. NCHU2750, a single genomic region encodes these proteins:
- a CDS encoding L-threonylcarbamoyladenylate synthase, translating into MKAEIIETGVEPQRAIREGVRVLGEGLAVAIPTETVYGLAADATRADAISRIYETKGRPRFNPLISHVCDIAMAERYAVFDPVSRQLAEAFWPGPLTIILPLKPDSIIHSLATAGLDTVGLRCPAGFANELIRAFDRPLAAPSANTSGKVSPTSARHVMDDLGSKIPLILDGGASKVGVESTIVRVDPETGTILLLRPGGLAAEEIARAAGRGITRRAGPAAIIEAPGMLASHYAPGAAVRLDATAIEPGEALIRFAGATITGMEHAAIVLDLSSSGDLAEAAANLFDYLKRADASGAAHIAVSAIPDEGLGEAINDRLARAAAPRDGSHEEETDNG; encoded by the coding sequence ATGAAAGCCGAAATCATAGAGACGGGTGTTGAGCCGCAGCGCGCGATCCGCGAGGGCGTGCGCGTGCTTGGCGAAGGTCTTGCCGTCGCCATCCCGACCGAGACTGTCTACGGGCTTGCCGCCGACGCGACACGGGCGGATGCCATTTCGCGGATCTACGAGACCAAGGGGCGGCCGCGCTTCAACCCGCTGATCAGCCATGTCTGCGATATCGCCATGGCGGAGCGCTATGCCGTGTTCGATCCCGTATCGCGGCAGCTCGCCGAAGCCTTCTGGCCGGGGCCGCTGACGATCATCCTGCCGCTGAAGCCGGACAGCATCATCCATTCGCTGGCGACGGCCGGGCTCGACACGGTCGGACTGCGCTGCCCGGCAGGGTTTGCCAACGAGCTGATCCGCGCCTTCGACCGGCCTCTCGCTGCCCCGAGCGCCAACACGTCCGGCAAGGTCAGCCCGACCAGCGCACGTCACGTGATGGACGATCTGGGGAGCAAGATCCCGCTCATCCTTGATGGCGGCGCGTCGAAAGTGGGTGTGGAATCGACCATCGTACGCGTCGACCCGGAGACCGGAACGATCCTGCTTCTGCGGCCGGGCGGGCTTGCGGCGGAAGAGATCGCCAGGGCCGCCGGTCGCGGCATCACCAGGCGTGCCGGGCCGGCGGCAATCATCGAGGCGCCGGGCATGCTTGCCTCGCATTACGCGCCGGGTGCGGCCGTCCGTCTGGATGCCACTGCGATCGAACCCGGAGAAGCTCTGATCCGCTTTGCCGGGGCGACGATCACGGGCATGGAGCATGCTGCAATCGTTCTCGACCTTTCGTCTTCGGGCGACCTTGCGGAGGCCGCAGCAAACCTTTTCGACTATCTGAAGCGTGCCGATGCCAGCGGCGCTGCGCATATCGCCGTCAGTGCCATACCCGACGAGGGGCTCGGCGAGGCAATCAACGACAGGCTCGCACGCGCCGCCGCGCCAAGAGACGGGTCCCATGAGGAGGAGACGGACAATGGATAA
- a CDS encoding DUF6656 family protein, with product MPAPIRYYEVNRQRPFVTAPNTATSHSEFLRTGRISRIRPMWVPSERRYLTYEEVAEKTGKKLEAAGETTHRRLNSFHRSIFLPKIIFHRTLDGSPHLGYCHVTAARTFFSRDSMVTWSFYIANFSSEIGEDEAFFARISPQNARMYFAVAVEGEAGEQAKIDRSWRKNGLLFQTNDPHEAMRNVLMLGAPDATIREMIKRL from the coding sequence ATGCCAGCACCGATCCGGTATTACGAGGTCAACAGACAGAGGCCTTTCGTCACCGCGCCGAATACCGCGACTTCCCATTCGGAGTTTCTGCGGACGGGCCGCATTTCCCGCATCCGGCCGATGTGGGTTCCAAGCGAACGCCGCTATCTGACCTATGAGGAAGTTGCCGAAAAGACCGGCAAGAAGCTCGAGGCAGCAGGCGAGACGACGCACCGTCGGCTCAACAGCTTTCACCGCTCGATCTTTCTTCCGAAGATCATCTTCCACCGCACGCTCGATGGCAGCCCGCATCTCGGCTATTGCCATGTAACGGCGGCGCGCACCTTCTTCTCGCGCGATTCCATGGTCACATGGTCGTTCTACATCGCCAATTTCTCCTCGGAGATCGGCGAGGACGAAGCCTTTTTTGCCCGCATCAGTCCGCAGAACGCGCGGATGTATTTCGCCGTCGCTGTCGAGGGCGAGGCCGGCGAACAGGCCAAGATCGACCGCAGCTGGCGCAAGAACGGGCTGTTGTTCCAGACCAACGACCCGCATGAGGCGATGCGCAACGTGCTGATGCTCGGCGCGCCCGACGCGACGATCCGCGAAATGATCAAAAGGCTTTGA
- a CDS encoding aromatic ring-hydroxylating dioxygenase subunit alpha, whose amino-acid sequence MDIHSQVLRQLKNRREGFSLEQPFYIDPDYYKLDLEMIWYRDWLFVGHDCEIDKAGKYVTLQIGDYPVLVIRTREGDIRAYHNTCRHRGHRVCTKDAGSATRLVCPYHQWTYQHDGSLMSARHMGENFDKKQYGLKPVHCQVVGGYIFVCLAQEAPDFAPVRATIEPYMAPHRLMETKVAAKNTIIEKGNWKLVWENNRECYHCAGNHPELCRTYPEAPTATGVQGAGDDPFISEHWSRCEQAGLPSTFNMSPDGQFRVARMPLVEDAESYTMDGRPAVKRSLSDDVKISHIGTMLLFHYPTTWNHMLVDHAISFRVIPIGPEETAVTTTWLVHKDAVEGVDYDVEQLTHVWNMTNDQDRAIVEENAFGIRSPAYEPGPYSEAHEGGVMQFVEWYSNFMIDRLQGKDSTLYAVA is encoded by the coding sequence ATGGACATTCATAGTCAGGTTCTGCGACAGCTGAAGAACCGCCGCGAGGGTTTCAGCCTCGAACAGCCCTTCTACATCGACCCCGACTACTACAAGCTCGATCTGGAAATGATCTGGTATCGCGACTGGCTGTTCGTCGGCCACGATTGCGAGATCGACAAGGCGGGCAAGTATGTCACCCTGCAGATCGGTGACTATCCGGTCCTCGTCATCCGCACCCGCGAAGGCGATATCCGCGCCTATCACAACACCTGTCGCCATCGCGGCCACCGCGTCTGCACCAAGGATGCCGGTTCCGCCACCCGTCTCGTCTGTCCCTATCACCAATGGACCTACCAGCATGACGGATCGCTGATGTCGGCCCGCCACATGGGCGAGAATTTCGACAAGAAGCAGTATGGCCTGAAACCCGTCCATTGCCAGGTCGTGGGCGGCTACATCTTCGTTTGCCTTGCCCAGGAAGCCCCTGATTTCGCCCCGGTGCGGGCCACGATCGAGCCCTACATGGCGCCGCATCGCCTGATGGAGACGAAGGTCGCCGCCAAGAACACCATCATCGAGAAGGGCAACTGGAAGCTCGTCTGGGAAAACAACCGCGAGTGCTATCACTGCGCCGGCAATCACCCGGAACTCTGCCGCACCTATCCGGAAGCCCCGACCGCGACCGGTGTCCAGGGTGCCGGCGATGACCCCTTCATCTCCGAGCACTGGAGTCGCTGCGAACAGGCAGGCCTGCCGAGCACGTTCAACATGTCGCCGGACGGCCAGTTCCGCGTCGCCCGCATGCCGCTCGTCGAGGATGCCGAGAGCTACACGATGGACGGCCGACCCGCGGTCAAGCGCTCGCTCTCCGACGATGTGAAGATCTCGCATATCGGCACGATGCTGCTCTTCCATTACCCAACCACCTGGAACCACATGCTGGTCGACCACGCGATCTCCTTCCGCGTCATCCCGATCGGCCCGGAAGAGACTGCGGTCACCACCACCTGGCTGGTTCACAAGGATGCCGTCGAAGGTGTCGACTACGATGTCGAGCAGCTCACCCATGTCTGGAACATGACCAACGACCAGGACCGCGCGATCGTCGAGGAAAATGCCTTCGGCATCCGTTCGCCGGCCTATGAGCCTGGTCCCTATTCCGAGGCGCATGAAGGCGGCGTCATGCAGTTCGTCGAATGGTATTCGAACTTCATGATCGATCGCCTGCAGGGCAAGGACAGCACGCTTTACGCGGTGGCGTGA
- a CDS encoding BA14K family protein codes for MTALRMRLATAFTAVAVLATSFVPVFAAPMRLDLASPPATSDVTKVQYHGHHGPPRHYRGHDRRGYYNGHRGYSYHRPGYRYHNGYWFPLAAFGAGAIIGGAIASQPRAHSSNHYQWCASRYRTYRASDNTYVSSPGVRRTCVSP; via the coding sequence ATGACCGCATTGCGCATGCGTCTCGCGACGGCTTTTACGGCTGTTGCCGTTCTTGCCACCAGTTTCGTTCCGGTTTTCGCCGCCCCGATGCGGCTTGACCTGGCTTCTCCGCCGGCGACGTCCGACGTGACCAAGGTTCAGTACCATGGCCATCACGGGCCGCCGCGGCACTATCGCGGTCACGATCGCCGCGGCTATTACAACGGCCATCGCGGTTACAGCTACCATCGTCCGGGCTACCGTTATCACAATGGTTACTGGTTCCCGCTGGCAGCCTTCGGTGCCGGTGCGATCATCGGCGGCGCCATTGCCAGCCAGCCGCGCGCCCATAGCAGCAACCACTATCAGTGGTGCGCCAGCCGCTATCGCACCTATCGCGCCTCCGATAACACCTATGTTTCAAGCCCGGGTGTACGCCGCACCTGCGTTTCTCCGTGA
- a CDS encoding BA14K family protein, with protein sequence MTLFRKLAVAAVSALVLAGSIGSAEALPLPAAPSAPLASDVTNVQYYRHGPPRGGYYGGGPRRGWYGGYRGYPGYRHGYRRYSDGYWYPLAAFGAGAIIGGAIAAPRYVEPAPAPIYHGAGLNPRHYEWCSSRYRSYDSYSNTFQPFNGPRQTCYSPYF encoded by the coding sequence ATGACTCTGTTCAGGAAACTGGCCGTCGCTGCGGTGTCGGCGTTGGTGCTTGCCGGTTCGATCGGATCGGCCGAGGCACTGCCGCTGCCTGCCGCACCGTCCGCACCCTTGGCTTCCGACGTCACCAACGTCCAGTATTATCGTCATGGTCCGCCGCGCGGCGGCTATTATGGCGGCGGCCCGCGCCGCGGCTGGTATGGCGGTTATCGGGGCTATCCCGGCTATCGCCATGGTTATCGCCGCTATAGCGATGGCTACTGGTATCCGCTGGCAGCTTTCGGTGCCGGTGCGATCATCGGGGGAGCCATTGCCGCGCCGCGTTACGTCGAGCCGGCCCCGGCACCCATCTATCACGGTGCCGGCCTCAATCCGCGTCACTACGAATGGTGCTCGTCCCGCTATCGGTCCTACGATTCCTATTCGAACACGTTCCAGCCGTTTAACGGCCCGCGCCAGACCTGCTATTCTCCCTATTTCTGA
- a CDS encoding transporter, whose product MDATALLTPAIPGLVWAYRFETATRCCTQLPLEATIDDLLVADGFTWLHLNLADSRVPAFLEALPEMTAPALAALTTRDTHAAIILDEQLVYGTLIDFQKEFDSDTHDIGWLHFLVLERIIITTRLQPLRSVDRLKASMDKNATRFRKPIDVFETLVAEFQRTLIALVMELTEELNLIEDFVYENATRDERRRLAPVRRTVVRLHRHLRTVLTLMRRANAADEEDMPPGFDDAATRLIGRLEAVDHDVYALQERARLLHEEIDSKQSSETNRHLYILSIMTAFLLPPSLVTGFFGMNTEGLPFAHLEHGTAFAVGIMGLSVIAAWWLLKRTGIF is encoded by the coding sequence ATGGATGCAACCGCGCTGCTGACGCCTGCCATTCCCGGCCTCGTCTGGGCCTATCGTTTCGAAACCGCGACACGCTGTTGCACACAGTTGCCGCTGGAGGCGACGATCGACGACCTTCTGGTCGCGGATGGGTTTACCTGGCTGCATCTCAACCTTGCCGACAGCCGGGTTCCGGCGTTTCTCGAGGCACTGCCCGAGATGACCGCCCCGGCGCTCGCGGCACTGACAACGCGTGATACCCATGCGGCGATCATTCTCGACGAGCAGCTCGTCTATGGCACGCTGATCGATTTCCAGAAGGAGTTCGACAGCGACACGCATGATATTGGCTGGCTGCATTTTCTCGTCCTGGAGCGGATCATCATCACCACGCGGCTGCAGCCACTGCGTTCCGTCGACCGGCTGAAGGCGTCGATGGACAAGAATGCCACCCGCTTCCGCAAGCCGATCGACGTGTTCGAAACGCTGGTGGCCGAATTCCAGCGGACACTGATCGCGCTCGTCATGGAGCTGACGGAAGAGCTGAACCTGATCGAGGACTTCGTCTACGAAAACGCCACGCGCGACGAGCGCCGACGATTGGCCCCGGTGCGCCGTACGGTGGTTCGTCTGCATCGGCACCTCAGGACCGTGCTGACGCTCATGCGGCGGGCCAATGCCGCCGACGAGGAAGACATGCCGCCCGGTTTCGACGATGCGGCGACGCGGCTGATCGGCCGGCTGGAGGCGGTGGATCACGATGTCTATGCGCTGCAGGAACGGGCCCGGCTGCTGCATGAAGAAATCGATTCCAAACAGTCGTCGGAAACCAACCGGCACCTCTATATCCTGTCGATCATGACTGCCTTCCTGCTCCCGCCATCACTGGTCACCGGCTTTTTCGGGATGAACACGGAAGGCCTGCCGTTCGCCCATCTGGAGCATGGCACGGCATTTGCGGTCGGGATCATGGGGCTGTCGGTGATCGCCGCATGGTGGCTGCTGAAACGCACCGGGATCTTCTGA
- a CDS encoding acyl-CoA dehydrogenase, with amino-acid sequence MYSAPVEEIAFTLNHVAGLAPALEEGRFGDLSGDLVAAILEEAGRFASIEIAPLGEKGDREGARIEDGEVTTPKGWPDLYRRWREGGWNGLTAPEAYGGQNLPHMLNVAALEMWNSASMAFALAPTLTMGAVEALSVHGSDALKDTFLEKMVSGEWTGTMNLTEPQAGSDLAALKTRAERRDDGTYRIFGQKIFITWGEHDAADNIIHLVLARLPDAPAGTRGISLFLVPKFLVEKDGSLGERNDVLCHSIEHKLGIHGSPTCTMIFGDGRYGEQWGAIGYLVGEENRGLACMFTMMNNARLAVGIQGVAIAEAATQKAIAYAKERTQGKAPGWPKDTMSPIIEHPDVVQMLLTMKALTSGARALCYACAHATDMAHHHEGDAARHWSERAALLTPIAKSFSTDIGVDVASLGIQVHGGMGFIEETGAARYLRDARIAPIYEGTNGIQAIDLVTRKLPLSGGEQVRGLLAELKDVADEVSARNDDAFGETGGRLRAAIAALETATNWLLQAQSNGHATDALAGATPYQRLFGLVLTGVYLAKGGLAAADNGNGDARISLCRFMAENLLAETSALKDRVIAGSASLAAARIVLD; translated from the coding sequence ATGTACAGCGCCCCGGTGGAGGAGATTGCCTTCACATTGAACCATGTCGCCGGGCTGGCTCCGGCGCTGGAGGAAGGCCGCTTCGGCGACCTGAGCGGCGATCTGGTGGCAGCCATCCTGGAGGAGGCGGGCCGGTTTGCCTCGATCGAGATCGCGCCGCTCGGCGAGAAGGGAGATCGCGAGGGCGCAAGGATCGAGGATGGCGAGGTGACCACGCCGAAGGGCTGGCCGGATCTCTATCGCCGCTGGCGCGAGGGCGGCTGGAACGGCCTGACCGCGCCGGAAGCCTATGGCGGCCAGAACCTGCCGCATATGCTCAATGTCGCGGCGCTGGAAATGTGGAACTCGGCCTCCATGGCGTTTGCCCTTGCCCCCACCCTGACCATGGGCGCGGTCGAGGCACTTTCGGTCCATGGATCCGATGCGCTGAAGGACACCTTTCTGGAAAAGATGGTGTCGGGCGAATGGACCGGCACGATGAACCTCACCGAACCCCAGGCAGGCTCCGATCTCGCGGCACTCAAGACCCGTGCCGAGCGCCGCGACGATGGCACCTACCGCATTTTCGGCCAGAAGATCTTCATCACCTGGGGCGAGCATGATGCGGCCGACAACATCATCCATCTCGTGCTGGCCCGTCTTCCCGATGCACCGGCCGGCACGCGCGGCATCTCGCTGTTCCTCGTGCCGAAATTCCTCGTCGAAAAGGATGGTTCGCTCGGCGAGCGCAACGACGTTCTCTGCCATTCGATCGAGCACAAGCTCGGCATCCACGGTTCACCCACTTGCACGATGATCTTCGGCGACGGCCGCTATGGCGAGCAATGGGGTGCGATCGGCTATCTCGTCGGCGAGGAGAATCGCGGCCTCGCCTGCATGTTCACGATGATGAACAATGCCCGCCTTGCGGTCGGCATCCAGGGCGTGGCGATCGCCGAGGCCGCCACCCAGAAGGCAATCGCCTATGCGAAGGAACGCACCCAGGGCAAGGCGCCGGGATGGCCGAAGGACACGATGAGCCCGATCATCGAGCATCCGGATGTCGTCCAGATGCTCCTGACCATGAAGGCGCTGACCAGCGGCGCGCGGGCGCTCTGCTATGCCTGCGCCCACGCGACCGACATGGCCCATCATCACGAGGGCGACGCCGCCCGCCACTGGAGCGAGAGGGCAGCGCTTCTGACCCCGATCGCCAAGTCGTTTTCGACCGATATCGGCGTCGATGTCGCCTCGCTCGGCATTCAGGTCCATGGCGGCATGGGCTTCATCGAGGAGACCGGTGCCGCCCGCTACCTGCGTGATGCCCGCATTGCGCCGATCTACGAAGGCACCAACGGTATCCAGGCGATCGATCTCGTCACCCGCAAGCTGCCGCTTTCGGGCGGCGAACAGGTGAGGGGCCTGCTTGCCGAATTGAAGGACGTGGCCGACGAGGTTTCGGCCCGCAACGACGATGCCTTCGGAGAAACAGGCGGCCGGCTGCGCGCGGCGATCGCGGCCCTGGAGACCGCCACCAACTGGTTGCTTCAGGCACAGTCGAATGGCCATGCGACCGATGCCTTGGCGGGCGCCACACCCTATCAGCGGCTGTTCGGACTGGTTCTGACCGGTGTCTATCTGGCAAAGGGCGGTCTTGCTGCGGCAGATAACGGCAACGGTGACGCACGCATCAGCCTCTGCCGCTTCATGGCCGAAAATCTGCTTGCCGAGACATCCGCGCTCAAGGATCGTGTCATCGCCGGCTCCGCCAGCCTTGCTGCCGCCCGCATCGTTCTCGATTGA
- a CDS encoding crotonase/enoyl-CoA hydratase family protein: MTEHIIVSRTDAYPGVMTIRFNRPDKKNAITAAMYQAMTAALKEANGDPEVKAVVFLGTDGCFSAGNDMGDFLSYALSGSREPPAAAVFIKALALAEKPLVSGVDGLAIGIGTTLNLHCDLTVASGRSLFRTPFVDLGLVPEAASSLIAPKIMGHQRAFALLAMGDGFTAEAAMQAGLIWKVVGPSEVEMEALALAAEIAKKPPQALRIARDLVRGPRDEVIARMDEELAHFAERLKSDEARAAFEAFMQR, translated from the coding sequence TTGACCGAGCACATCATCGTCAGCCGCACCGATGCCTATCCCGGCGTCATGACCATTCGCTTCAACCGGCCCGACAAGAAGAATGCCATCACCGCCGCCATGTATCAGGCCATGACGGCAGCGCTTAAAGAGGCAAACGGCGATCCCGAGGTGAAGGCGGTGGTTTTTCTCGGCACCGACGGCTGCTTTTCCGCCGGCAACGACATGGGTGATTTTCTAAGCTACGCCCTCTCCGGTTCGCGGGAACCGCCTGCCGCGGCCGTCTTCATCAAGGCGCTGGCGCTGGCCGAAAAGCCGCTCGTGTCGGGCGTCGACGGACTGGCGATCGGCATCGGCACGACGCTCAATCTCCATTGCGACCTGACGGTAGCGTCGGGCCGCAGCCTGTTCCGTACCCCTTTCGTCGATCTGGGCCTCGTGCCCGAGGCAGCCTCCAGCCTCATCGCGCCGAAGATCATGGGCCACCAGCGCGCCTTTGCCCTTCTCGCGATGGGAGACGGGTTTACCGCTGAGGCGGCCATGCAGGCTGGCCTGATCTGGAAGGTCGTCGGCCCGAGCGAGGTGGAGATGGAAGCGCTGGCGCTCGCCGCCGAAATTGCCAAGAAGCCGCCTCAAGCGCTGAGGATCGCCCGCGATCTGGTTCGCGGCCCGCGCGACGAGGTGATCGCCCGCATGGACGAGGAACTGGCGCATTTTGCCGAGCGATTGAAAAGCGATGAGGCCCGCGCCGCCTTCGAGGCCTTCATGCAGCGGTAA
- a CDS encoding heme peroxidase family protein, which produces MTDIAMHGHGVRGMKPETLHSFDGIGDPGKFGVMFPNLLPLSASDDALAELAAAMLDKLDAKSNPDPAGDNRNIPAGYTYLGQFVDHDITLDTTPLDQQKADPKATTNFRTPALDLDSVYGDGPGIHPYLYQRDPGQPRIIGKMLIGHTGESGDQNGRAIPSLPNDLPRNQVGHALIFDERNDENLLVGQMHLLMLKFHNKVFDKLAVEQPNLSDGERFSEARRIVTWHYQWIVLFDFVERLTEPGLIQRIKQEGRRFYRFKQRPYMPAEFAAACYRLGHSMVRQTYSHNQVFNPTEDSIANGTLGLLFFFTGKSGSIVGELAPPPPNGPPPALQTALPSNWVIDWRRFFDLGTPAGGNFALNLSRRLDPMITPALHTLPGLTPNAPPQQVREFNLAFRNLRRGVQIGLPSGQAVCRAMGLTPLKPSQVATGPDGKAAKKHGLHEETPLWYYVLKEAEHFHKGERLGPMASIIVAETFLGMVHGDHESFLWQQSDWKPELPGAQPGHFTMADLIRFVGDIDPVGKALEQVLEPQP; this is translated from the coding sequence ATGACAGACATTGCGATGCATGGGCATGGCGTGCGCGGCATGAAGCCGGAGACGCTGCATTCCTTCGACGGTATCGGAGATCCCGGCAAGTTCGGGGTGATGTTTCCGAACCTGCTGCCGCTTTCTGCCAGCGACGATGCGCTGGCGGAACTGGCGGCGGCGATGCTCGACAAGCTCGACGCCAAGAGCAATCCCGATCCCGCCGGCGACAACCGGAACATACCGGCCGGCTATACCTATCTCGGCCAGTTTGTCGACCACGACATCACGCTCGACACCACACCGCTCGATCAGCAGAAGGCCGATCCGAAGGCGACGACCAATTTCCGCACGCCGGCACTCGATCTCGATTCCGTCTATGGCGACGGGCCGGGCATCCATCCCTATCTCTACCAGCGCGATCCGGGCCAGCCGCGGATCATCGGCAAGATGCTGATCGGGCATACGGGGGAATCCGGCGACCAGAACGGCCGGGCCATTCCGAGCCTGCCCAACGACCTGCCGCGCAATCAGGTCGGTCACGCGCTGATCTTCGACGAGCGCAACGACGAGAACCTGCTGGTCGGGCAGATGCACCTGCTGATGCTGAAGTTCCACAACAAGGTGTTCGACAAGTTGGCCGTCGAGCAGCCCAATCTCAGCGACGGCGAGCGCTTCAGCGAAGCCCGGCGGATCGTCACCTGGCATTACCAGTGGATCGTGTTGTTCGATTTCGTCGAGCGGCTGACGGAGCCGGGCCTGATCCAGAGGATCAAGCAGGAGGGGCGGCGCTTCTACCGTTTCAAGCAGCGGCCCTATATGCCTGCCGAATTTGCCGCCGCCTGTTACCGGCTCGGCCATTCGATGGTGCGGCAGACCTATAGCCATAACCAGGTGTTCAACCCGACAGAGGATTCGATCGCCAACGGCACACTCGGCCTGTTGTTCTTCTTCACCGGCAAGTCCGGATCGATCGTCGGCGAACTCGCACCGCCGCCGCCGAATGGTCCGCCGCCGGCGCTGCAGACCGCCCTGCCCTCCAACTGGGTCATCGACTGGCGGCGGTTCTTCGATCTCGGCACGCCGGCCGGCGGCAATTTTGCACTGAACCTCAGCCGCCGCCTCGATCCGATGATCACGCCCGCCCTGCACACGCTGCCCGGCCTGACGCCGAATGCGCCGCCACAGCAGGTGCGGGAATTCAACCTTGCCTTCCGCAATCTCAGGCGCGGCGTGCAGATCGGTCTTCCCTCGGGACAGGCGGTCTGTCGAGCAATGGGGCTGACGCCGCTCAAACCGTCACAGGTGGCGACCGGCCCGGACGGCAAGGCGGCCAAGAAACACGGCCTGCACGAGGAAACGCCGCTCTGGTATTATGTGCTGAAGGAGGCCGAGCATTTCCACAAGGGTGAGCGGCTGGGACCGATGGCATCGATCATCGTCGCCGAAACCTTCCTCGGCATGGTGCATGGCGACCACGAATCCTTCCTGTGGCAGCAATCCGACTGGAAGCCGGAACTGCCCGGCGCGCAGCCCGGCCATTTCACCATGGCCGATCTCATCCGCTTCGTCGGCGATATCGATCCGGTCGGAAAGGCGCTGGAACAGGTGCTGGAACCGCAGCCATAA
- a CDS encoding class I SAM-dependent RNA methyltransferase: protein MSTVTITIERLGAQGHGIAEGEDGPVYVPYALPGETLAIARNGDHGTVMSTSNPSPDRIEPICRHFNPDRDNCGGCSLQHLAAPAYLAFKRGLVVDALKSRGLTPEVGETIACHPGERRRTVFSVRKTEKELLLGFNRAETNHIVSIEECPIASPGIMARLAAIRAVAAALAQGSETFRLTVLETLSGLDLAAEGLKKLDDRQRRSVTEAVLSLKGIARVSVNGEIVLEPVKPVIDFGGVSVSPPPGAFTQATKPAEDAMAELVIGHIGKSKRVVDLFAGSGTFSLRIARKAKVHAVEGEDKPIKALDLAARNTQGLKPVTVEKRDLFRRPVTAQELKVFDAAVFDPPRAGAEVQVKELARSGIKTIVAVSCNPATLARDLKILVDAGYRITSVTPIDQFLWSPHVEAVALLSR from the coding sequence ATGAGCACGGTCACCATCACGATCGAGCGGCTGGGCGCCCAGGGCCATGGCATTGCCGAGGGCGAGGACGGGCCGGTCTATGTGCCCTATGCGCTGCCCGGCGAAACGCTGGCGATCGCCCGCAACGGCGACCATGGCACGGTCATGTCGACCTCCAATCCCTCGCCGGACCGGATCGAGCCGATCTGTCGGCATTTCAATCCCGACCGGGACAATTGTGGCGGCTGTTCGCTGCAGCATCTGGCGGCACCGGCCTATCTCGCCTTCAAGCGTGGGCTCGTCGTCGACGCGCTGAAATCGCGCGGGCTGACGCCCGAGGTGGGCGAGACGATCGCCTGCCATCCCGGTGAACGGCGGCGTACGGTATTTTCGGTGCGCAAGACCGAGAAGGAACTGCTGCTCGGCTTCAATCGCGCCGAGACCAATCACATCGTGTCTATCGAGGAATGTCCCATCGCCTCGCCGGGCATCATGGCGAGGCTTGCCGCGATCCGCGCCGTGGCCGCAGCGCTTGCGCAAGGATCGGAGACATTCCGCCTGACCGTGCTTGAGACGCTTTCGGGGCTTGATCTGGCCGCCGAGGGGTTGAAGAAGCTCGACGACAGGCAGCGCCGCTCGGTCACCGAGGCGGTGTTGTCCCTGAAGGGCATTGCCCGCGTTTCCGTCAATGGCGAGATCGTGCTGGAGCCGGTCAAGCCGGTGATCGATTTCGGCGGCGTTTCCGTTTCACCGCCGCCCGGCGCCTTTACCCAGGCGACCAAGCCGGCGGAAGATGCGATGGCAGAACTGGTCATCGGCCATATCGGCAAGTCGAAGCGGGTGGTCGACCTGTTTGCCGGCTCGGGTACGTTTTCGCTCAGGATCGCCCGCAAGGCCAAGGTGCATGCGGTGGAAGGCGAGGACAAGCCGATCAAGGCGCTCGATCTTGCCGCCCGCAATACACAGGGCCTCAAACCCGTGACGGTGGAGAAGCGCGACCTGTTCCGCCGGCCGGTGACGGCACAGGAGCTGAAGGTCTTTGACGCTGCCGTGTTCGACCCGCCGCGGGCCGGCGCCGAAGTGCAGGTGAAGGAGCTTGCCCGCTCCGGCATCAAGACGATCGTTGCCGTCAGCTGCAACCCCGCGACACTGGCGCGGGATCTCAAAATCCTCGTCGATGCCGGTTACCGCATCACGTCGGTGACGCCGATCGACCAGTTTTTGTGGTCGCCGCATGTGGAGGCGGTGGCGCTGCTTTCGCGCTGA